CCTGATCATGAGCTGCAGCCGCGAGGAGGGCGTGCTGTTCGGCGCTACGCGACCCAGCCCGCAGCCCCCGGGCCGCGGCACCTACGCCACCCGCGCGGGCGAGGAGCTGATCCAGACCGGCTGGCTGCCCCCGGCGGACTGACACCCCAGCGGCGAAACCCGCAGTTCGGAAACGCGAGCGGCCCCCGGCGTGGATGCCGGGGCCCGCTCGCTGTGCGGTTGTGGCCGTGCCTTAGAACAGACCCGCGAGGGCGGTGTCCTTGGCCTGGAGCTCGGCATTGCCGGTGCGAACCAGGGTGGCGGCGCCGTTGAGGGTGGTGTTGAGCTGGAGAACGTGCTGGTTCCACATGCGCTGGAGATCGGCGAACGCGTCGTTGGCGTCACCCTTCCAGTTGTTCTGCACGAACTCTTCGACATTGCGGTGGAACGCCTCGAGCTGGTCGCGAATGGTCTCCGCGCGGCGAATGATCGAATTCGCGCCGTCGGCGACGCCTTCGAAATGGGCGGAGATGATCTGGCCGTCTGCTGCTGCCATGGTGAATTCCTTTGCCAAAGGTCCGAAAAGAGGGAAGCCGGGGTCGGTCAGACGGCCGGGAGGTCGAGGCTGGAGATCTGCGCGTTGACCTTGGACTGGTAGTCCTTGTCGTGCTCCTCGTAATTGGAGCCGACCTTGATCAAGGTCTCGGCGGTGTGCATCAACTTGTCGTTGAGCTTGTCGGCCTGGAAGTAGTAGCGCTGCATGAACGCGTTGAACGCGTCGGCGGCGCCGCCGCGCCAGTTGGACCCGGCGACCATGCTGTCCTCGTCGCGCTTGAGATCCGCGATGGCGTGCATCAGCATGTCGTGCGTCTGCTGGAACTCCTTGGCCTTGGCCTGAATGAGATCGTTACTGGCTTCGAATGCACCGGCCACGGTGCCTCCTTTCGATTCGCGGGCGGACGACCTGTTCGCAGTGATTAGACGTAGGCCACCGCCATGCGGTTCCACCCCTGTGACAGCTATTCGTCAGCACACTATCCAAGGATCGGTGCCGCTGACCAGTGCAATCAGCAAACGCGTGACAACCTCCACGCGAGAGGAACCTCACAAACCTCTCACCAGGTGCTGTTCGCCAACAGGGCGTACTGGGCCGCGGCCCGCTGATAGGCGTCGGCCAGTTGATCGGAGTCCACGGTCGCCACGAAACGGCGATAGGTGATAGCGCACCGGTAACGGTGCTTATCGGTGAGGGTGTCGGACTGGCCCTCCCCGCAGCGGGCGCCGGGGACCTTCGGCGGGGCGTCCACTGCGCCCGGGAAGGCGGGTTCGAGGATGGTGGACCACAGCGTGTGCGCGGTCTGCGGGTCGGCGGCCCGGAACATCATGGTCGCGCCCTCGTAGGCGGAGCCGCTGAGGGCGAAGGCATCGACCTTGCTGTCGGACAGCACGCGCCGCCAATGGTCCTGATCGCCGATGCGATGCAGAAAGCCGCGCGGTCCGGACGCGAATTCGCTGGTGAAGTCCGGCATGCCGAACCCGTTGGGGTTCAACGACTGTCGCAGCAGGCCGGCGGGATCCCAGGGCTGGCGCAGGATGCCTTCGCGGTCCAGTGGCGGCAGCGCGTCCAGCAGTGGCGTCTGGGCGTCGTAGACCTTCTGGACGAGTTCGGTCAGCTGCGCGGCATCGGGATCCTTCACCGCCACCGTGGCATAGACGACATACGCGCCGCGCGCGAGGAACGAACCCATGGCGGGCACCTCGGGACGCCAATGCGTATGGGCATCAGGGTATTTCGGCAGAGACACCGGTTTGTTGGCGTCGGCCGCCACCTGGAAGTCGGCGCGTTCGAGGTCGGCGGCCGCCCGGGTCGCCGCGGCCGCGTCCGGGAACTGCATGACGATGGTGCGGGTGCGAGTGCTGCCCGGCGGCACCTCGCCGTAATCCGGTCTGGGCTGGTCCGCGTTGGCGGTGCCGACGCCGAACAGCATGCCGGCGGCGGCCAGCACCGGTTCCGAGGTCGCCGTCAGGATCTGTGCGGCGTCCGCGGGGGTGTCGAAACTCTTCGCTCCGGTGCCGTATTTCAGGCGCGGGTCGATCTCCGGTCCGGTCACCAGCTGTCCGTCGAGCCGCATCTCGGCGAGCAGCAGCCCGTCGTGCAGGGACGGGCTGTAGTGGAAACGGGTTTCCAGCGGGTCGGTCGTGTAGTTGCCGACATCCAGTGTGCGGACATCGATTTCGGCGGGGTGCGCGGAGCCGTCGACCCGGCTGCCGCAGCCGGGCACGGCGGCCAGGATGGCGAATGCCATGACCGCCAATCGGTTTCGTCGTGACCGCATGCGGATACTCCGGGCCGTCATCGCGCGTTGACCAGGATCGCGTACTGGGCGGATATGCGCTGCTGGGCGTCCAGCAGCTGGCTCGCGGATGCCTCGGCGGCATAGCGGTCGTGCCGGACGAAGCAGTAGTAGGGTATTGCACCGGCTCTCGGTCCGGTGTACTTGCGGCATACCGCGTTCGGCAGATTCGTCGGCGATTCGACCGGCACGTAGGTCCGGCTCAGCCGGCTGTGGTTCGCGACGATGAGCGCGGCCCCGGCGGCATCGCGGGCGCGGAACAGGTAGTCGCCCTTCCAGGCGATGCGGTCTACCCCCGCGTCCTCGAACAGCTTGACCTCGTCCTCGCCCTGCACCAGCTGTAAGCCGCCGTGGCGGTCGTACGCGCCCGGGATGCCCGCCTCGGAGGGATCGTCGACGATGGTGGGCAGGGCCCGGCTGATCATCTGGTCCGGGTCGACCGGCAGGTCGGTGAGCCGATCCTGCGGTGTGGCAGGGAATTTCGCGACAGCGGGGGCGATTGCCTCGATGCTGTGCTGCACGTGGGTGACCAGTTTCGGCAGGTCCCGGGTTTGCAGGGCGTCCATCACATTGTCTACGACCCGCGTGTAGACGACGTATCTGCCGGTGGCGTACCAGGATTGCAGGTACCCGGCCGAGTAGTGGTCGGCGTCGTCGGTGACATAGGCGAACGCGTCCGGATACCGGTCGATCGTCACCCGCCGATGCTCGGGGGCGGCACTCAGATCAGCCTGCCCGAGGGCGGGGGCGGCGGCCCGGGCGGCGTTCTCGTCGGTGAACATGAGCACGACGTTCTCGAGTTCGTAGGCCAGGTTCGGCTCCGAGTCCGACATTCCAGCGATCAGATAGCCCGATACGAACCCGGTGGCGGCGGCGTTCATGGCGGCCGCGTCGGCCGACATCCGCGGTTTCATGGCCGCGGAACCGAAGTCGATGAAGGGCCGCACCGCCGAATTCCACGGATTGGCCGCGTATTTCACCTCGGGTTCGATCTCCGCGGGCAGCGGCAGATAGTCGGCCAGCCGTTCGGCCTCGAGCAGCCTCGCCTGATCGAGATTGACCGCCTTGCCGTACTGCTTGGGCTGGGTCGGCAGATTGCCGGTGTCGAGCTTGGCCAGATCGACCGCGGGTTCGGCGGGCTGCGCCGGCGCGGGCCCGGCGTCCGAGCCGCAGCCGGCGGTGGCGGCCAGCGCGACCGCGACCAGCGCGGACACGCCCGCGCGTGCGAGTGTGCGCATCGAATCCCCCAGGATGTGCATGGTCCCGCGCACCCTACCTGACCCTGGTGTGCAGCACCGGGACCAGCTTGTTCACCAGGGTCTGGGTCGAGTCGGGGGTCCAGTTGCGGACCGCGGCGACGGCGGCGGCGTCGTCGAGCGGAATGACGATGGCCCGCGAACTGGTGATCTCACTGGGCAGCCCGAGCAGCCCGCCGCCGCCCGCCTTCTCGTCGCTGCGCACCGCGACGATGTAGGAGTTGTCGGGCACCGTGAGCGAGCCCCAGCCGTCGGCAGGCCGGGGCGAGGTTTCGCCGCCGGCGGGCTGGTATTGCGAGTTGTAGACGAATCCGAGGCTCTCGAGGAACGCCGCCTGCTGCGAGCCCGCCAGATAGATGCTGTATTTGGTGTTGAATTGCGCGCCGGTGACATCGACCATGGTGACGGTCTTGCCCTGGAAAGCGGGATTGTCCTTGCGCGCCTTGTCCACCGGGCTCAGGTTGGCGTCGGCCGCGCCGGCGGACGTCGGAAGATTCGCGGAAGTCGTTGCGGCGCTGTCGGTGTGCTTGCCGCCGGAGGCCACGATGCCGATGCCGACCGCGAGCGCCACCGCGACCACCGCCGCGCCGATCGCGAGATAGACGCGGGTGCGCTTGGCCGGGCGAGCGCTCACCTCGGTGGGCTCCGACGCGGAAGCTGCTGGACCGCTGTGGGTTTCGCCGTAGCGCGGCAGCATGCCGGGCGGGGCGACCTGGATGGGGTAGGTGGGTGAGGTGGTGGTGGACACCGGGTTGTAGCCGGGCACCAGCGCGGCCGTCGCCGCCTCGGTGAACTCGCGGCAGGAGTTGAAGCGGTCGGCCGGCTGCTTGGCCATCACCTTCGCGAACACCTGGTCCAGCGCGGCCGGCAGGTGCGGGTTCACGTCGGTGGCGCGCGGCGGCGGCTCGTGCAGATGGCCCATCATCACCAACGCCGGTTGCGTTGCGGGATAAGGGTTCCGGCCGGTCAGCAGCTTGAAGAAGGCGCAGCCGAGGCTGTAGATGTCGGCCCGGTGGTCCAGCGGCTGCCCGGACAGCTGTTCCGGCGGGGCATAGGCGATGGTGGCGACGAAACTGCCGGTCTGGGTGAGCTCGACGGTGTCCTCGGCGGACTTGGCGACACCGAAGTCGGCCAGCAGCGCGCGCTCGTCCTCGCCGGCGACGGTGGAGAGCAGGAAGTTGGCGGGCTTCACGTCCCGGTGCAGCAGGCCGCGGCGGTGCGCGTAGTCCAGGCCGCGGCCGATCTGGGTGACGATGGACAGCGCGCGCAGCGGCGACATGGCGGCCGGATCGCGCTTGAGCTCGGCCGAGGCGTCGGTGCCCTCGACATACTGCATGGCGATCCACAGCTGCCCGTTCTCCTCGCCGCGATTGTGCACGGCGACGATGTTCGGGTGGTCCATGCCCGCAACCACATTCGCCTCGCGTTCGAAGCGGCCCCGGAACTCCTCGTTGGTGGTGAGGTCCACCGACAGCACCTTGAGGGCGTCCATGCGCGGCAACTGCGGGTGCTTGGCGAGGTAGACGGTGCCCATCCCGCCGGAGCCCAGGACCCGCTCCACCCGGTAGCCACCCACGATGGTGCCTGGGCTGAGAGCCATGAAACAAACTCCTGGGTATCTAGCGGTGGCCGCGGTGCAAGCCGGAGCTTACCCACCCACGTAACCTGGTTGCGTGCTGAACATCCCGAGCCGCGTAGTCCCCGGGGGCCGGTTCCCGTGATGGATCGGCAGGTCGAGGTGATCGCGGGCGACCATGTGCTGACCCGGACGGCGGGTGCCGTCATCCTGGTCGCGCATCGCGAACGCGGGAAACCGGGACCGGACTCGCGGGCCGTGATCGCGGCGCGCGCCCTGGGCGAACTGGTCGCCGAGGCCACCGAACTGGATCCCGCCGGGCCCGGGCGCCTGGTGGCGCGGCAGGCCACCCGCTGGCTCATGCGAGAGGCCGAACGCATCTCACCCGGCGAACCCATCGAATTCGGCATCCTCGGCGCCGCCGACACCGGCGGCCTCGCCATCTTCCTGCACGGCTCGGTCACGGCCGTGCTCGCGGGCGCCGTGACCGAGTACTACCGGGGCAGTGACGCCGCGTTCACCGTGGACCGGGTGGCCGAACCGCCCGCGCGGGCGGCCGCGCTGTTCATCGACGACAACCGCCGCCGGCCGCCGGAGCTACCCGAGCGCGGAATCGGCTCGCTCATCGAGGGAATCGCGCTCGCGTCCGGTGCTGTGGTGTGGTTCGAGGGCGCGCCGGTGCTGTCGCGACAGGCGCTGCGGGCGGTGCCGCGCCGGCGTGCGGAGATCCCGCCGCCGACCGCAGCCTTCGACTCCGACCGCGAGGCCGGTTCGAATCGAGAGGTCGGCTTCAATCGCGAGGTCGGCTCAGAACACGAGGTCGGCTCCGAACGTCAGGCCGGGCGCTCCTCGGGTCGGCATCGGGACCTCGACCCGATCGCCCTGGACCCCAACCTGATTCCGACGCGCACCTCCAACCGGCTGCCCGCCGGCGCGGTCCCGGCGATCGGGTCGACAGACCCGGTCACCGAGGGCATCGACGCGCCGTCCCCGGATCTGCATCACGCGCTCACCGAGGCGGCCGGTCCGAGCGAGACCAGCGGCACCAATCCCGCACCCAAACCGGACCCGGATCTGCAGCGCCGCCTCGAGCAGACCGCCAAGGCCAATGCCCTCACCGTGAAGGTGCTCGGATTCAAGTGCGCGCGTGCGCATCCCAGCGATCCGCGGTCCGCCTTCTGCACCGTGTGCGGTATGCCGGTGGATCAGACCCAGCAGGTGGCGGAGGTGATCCGGCCGCCGCTGGGCATGCTGATCCTCGACGACGGCATGACCTACATGGTGGTCGCCGACGCCGTGGTCGGGCGCGATCCCGAGCATTCCGAGGCGGCGCGAACGGGCTTGGCGCCCTTGCGCATCGACGACAACTCCGGCGGGATGTCCCGCGCGCACGCCGAACTGCGGTTGGTGAACTGGGATATCACCCTCGTCGACCGCGGCTCCACCAACGGCACCCGCGTCCGCCCGCCCGGTTACCGGGATTGGGTCCGGCTGGCGCCGAATCAGCCGTTCACCCTGCTGGTGGGGACCGAGATCATGCTGGGCAACCGGGTGCTGCGGCTGGAACCGGTCGCGCCACCGCCGTTCGGCTGAACCACGAATTCCACTGGCCCGGTTACGAATACCTGGACGTGCAGGTGGTCTGGTCACCCAGCACGCCCGCCCGGAAGGCGTCCACGCGGGAGAAGCCGCTGGGCACCGTGTTGCCGTCGGTGTCGCTGGCGGCCAGACCGTCGGTGAGCAGGCCCGAGACCGCTTCGTCGAGATCGCCCGCGGACAAGGTGATATCGCCCTGCGCCTTACTGCGGCTGGGGTCGGCCAGCTTCGCGGAGATGACCCCCGACAGGCAGGCCGCGCGCAAACCCGTCTTCGCGCCCTTCAACGCCTGCCCGGCCGCGTGCTGCACCGCCAGGGTGTAGCGCGAGATGAACACGATGTAGGCGGTGAAATCGCCGGTCACGTTGGCGGGCAAAGCATCCTGATCGTCGGCGTTGGAGACGCCGCGATCGTGCAGGGCCGGGACGTCGGTGCCGATCAGGTTGGTGGCCGGGCAGTAGGTCACCGGCGCGGTGTCGGCGCCGTTGCGGCAGTTCAGCTTCGCGGTCTCGTACCCGTACTTGGGCTCGTCCGGGATCGGCATGATGGCGGCCATCGCCTTGGCCATCTCCTGCAGGGTGGCCTGGGTGACATCGGTTTGCCCGTGCTGGGAATCGCCGTTGAGACTCTGCGGCAGATTGCCGCGCCGGCGGTCGATCTCGTTCTGGTCGATGCCTTTACAGCCCTTGGGGCCGTCGGTGAATCCGATCTGCACCGCCGTCACCCGCTCGAACGCGGATCCGTGCACGCTCTGCGGATCGTCCGGGTCGGCGTCGCGGAAGGCGACCGTCGCGGCCAGTACCTGATTGAGGCCGTCGGAGGTGTTGATGGTGAAGTGTTTGGCCTTGCCCTCGGCCACATTCCGGATGAACGCGCCCGCGAAGCAATCGGCCTGCTGCTCCTTGACGATGGTCGGGGTCTTGCGGCCGACGATCTTGGCCATCTCCTGAATGGCGTGCCCGTACTCGTGGGCCAGCACCATCACCACCGACATCTTGCCGAACTCGTCGGCCACCGCGGGCAACAGCACGCCCCGATCCCAGCCGATCGAACCGTCCAACCGGCAGTAGGCGGCGTTGACCAGGCGATAGCTGGACTCCCCGCAGAACTGCCCGGCCTGCGAGCGCGGCGTCTTGGCGCTCCAGGAGGTGAACTTGTCGATCGGGGCGAAGGCGCCGCCGAATTCGGCGGGGAACTCGGTCTGCCAATAGGTCTGGATATCGTCGAGCGCGTTCAGCACCAGGTGATCTATCGGGCCGTTGTCGGAATTCTGGGCGGTCAGCGTGGCATCGGGGACGCCCGGGCGCGGGCCGTTGGGTCCGCTCGTGGTGGGCAGTCCGGCCACCTCGAACGGGTCGTCGTAGATGGACACCGCATGACCGTGAACAGTTCGTGTACATCCGGACACGAGCGCGACCGCGACCACCAGCACCCCGGCAACCACGAACAGGCGGCGCATCCCCCCGAACCGGCGCGTGCGCACCGCCTCCCGCTGGCGTTCCGCCACTGACACTCCTCGCAGGCCGATCGTTTCCCTGTCCCGGTATCGGGTTCGCTGCCCGAAAGCGCAACGCCGGACTCCGGGCGCTTCGCTTATTATCCAGCCATGTCTTCACCGGGGGCGCAGCAGATCACCGTGCGTCATGAAGGAACCGAGCGGGTCTTCGACGCGACCCAGCAGATCACCATGGGCCGGGCGCCGGAGGTGACGCTGTTCGTCGACAGTCCGCTGGTCTCGCGCGTGCACGCCACCCTCAGCTACGAGGCCGGATCGTGGATGCTGACCGACAACGGCAGCACCAACGGCGTTTTCGTGGACGCGCGGCGGCTGACCACGCCGCTGGTCATCAACCGGCCCACGCAGGTGCGGCTCGGGGATGCCATCAGCGGGCCGCTGCTGCATCTGGCGCCGCAGACCGCCCGCGGGGGCGCGCCGCACGGTGGTTCGGGGGCGCAGCAGGGCGGGCCGGGGGCCGGGTCGCACGGCAGCATGATGCCGCCGCCGAACCGGCCGCCGTCGCGGCCGCAGCCGCAGGTCGGACAGCAGCCGCAGGTCGGGCAGCAGCGCGGACCGCAGGGGCAGCAGCACTATCCGCAGCGGCCGCCGACACCGCAGCGGCCGAATCCGCAGCAGCAGGCTTGGCAGCAGCAGAGTCCGAACGCGCAGCAGGGTCCGAACGCGCAGCAGGGTCCCAACGCGGCGCACGCGGGACCTCGTGCGGCGCAGCGGCCGAACGTGAACCGGCCGCAGTCGGGGCCGCTGCATCAGCAGCCGAATCCCGTGCCGCACCGGCCGAATCCGCAGTCCGGCACCCCGCCGACCCCGAATGTGCCGCGCCCGCCGGTCAATACGCCGCCCCCGGGTGGCGACGCCATCAACATGACCACCAAGGCCGACACCTCCGCGCTGCCGCCGATCCGGGCGCGCGCCTCCACCGCGGCCATCGCGCGCGCCGACCGGATTCCGCAGTCCGGCCTGGATATCGGCCGCACCAGCGACAACCAGATCGTGGTCAACGATCCGATGGCCTCGCGCAAGCACGCGCGCCTGGTCCCGGACCGGCAGGGCCTGGCCATCGAGGATCTGGGCTCGGCCAACGGCACCTTCGTCAACGGCCGCCGCGAACAGCGGGCGCTGCTGCGCGAGCGCGACATCGTCACCATCGGCAATGTCGACTTCGTGGTGCAGGAGGGCACCCTGGTGCACCGGCAGCGGCCGGTCGCCGAACAGGGCCTGCACGTGCACGGCGTCTCGTTCACCGTCGAGGGCAACAAGCAACTGCTGGTCGATGTGAACATGCAGGCCGGGCGTGGGTCGCTGACCGCGCTCATCGGCCCGTCGGGCGCCGGCAAGTCGACGCTGTCGAAACTCATTGCGGGAACGACGCATCCGTCCGCGGGTGTGGTCACCTTCGAGGGCCGCGACCTGCACGCCGAATACGAGGCGCTGCGCTCCCGCATCGGCATGGTGCCGCAGGACGATGTGCTGCACCGGCAGCTGACCGTCAAGCAGGCGCTCAACTTCGCCGCCCAACTGCGCCTGCCCCCGGATACCAGCAAGGCCGACCGCAAACAGGTGATCTCCGATGTGCTGGAAGAGCTTTCGCTCACCCAGCACGCCGACACCCGGGTGGACCGGCTCTCCGGCGGTCAGCGCAAGCGCGCCTCGGTGGCCATGGAACTGCTCACCGGTCCCTCGCTGCTGATCCTCGACGAGCCGACCTCGGGCCTGGATCCGGCGCTGGACCGGCAGGTCATGACCATGCTGCGGGAGCTGGCCGACGCCGGGCGCACCGTCATCGTGGTCACCCACTCGGTGGCCTGCCTGGACATGTGCGATCAGGTGCTGCTGCTCGCGCCCGGCGGCAAGACCGCGTTCTGCGGGCATCCGGGCAGCGTCGGGCCGGTCATGGGGACCAGCGACTGGGCCGAGATCTTCGGGCGGGTCGCCGCCGACCCGGATCGCGCCTTCGCGAATTTCCGTTCCCGCCAGGCGTTCGCGGAACCGCCCGCGCAGGTGCAGCCGGTCGAGCGGGCCAAGGCGCCGAAATCCAGTCCGCTCAAACAGTTCTCGACCCTGGCGCGCCGGCAGCTGCGGCTCATCTTCGCCGACCGCGGCTATCTCGCGTTCCTGGGCATCCTGCCGTTCGTGTTGGGCGGGCTGTCGCTGGTGGTGCA
This sequence is a window from Nocardia yunnanensis. Protein-coding genes within it:
- a CDS encoding WXG100 family type VII secretion target, whose translation is MAAADGQIISAHFEGVADGANSIIRRAETIRDQLEAFHRNVEEFVQNNWKGDANDAFADLQRMWNQHVLQLNTTLNGAATLVRTGNAELQAKDTALAGLF
- a CDS encoding WXG100 family type VII secretion target, with product MAGAFEASNDLIQAKAKEFQQTHDMLMHAIADLKRDEDSMVAGSNWRGGAADAFNAFMQRYYFQADKLNDKLMHTAETLIKVGSNYEEHDKDYQSKVNAQISSLDLPAV
- a CDS encoding DUF7373 family lipoprotein; protein product: MAFAILAAVPGCGSRVDGSAHPAEIDVRTLDVGNYTTDPLETRFHYSPSLHDGLLLAEMRLDGQLVTGPEIDPRLKYGTGAKSFDTPADAAQILTATSEPVLAAAGMLFGVGTANADQPRPDYGEVPPGSTRTRTIVMQFPDAAAATRAAADLERADFQVAADANKPVSLPKYPDAHTHWRPEVPAMGSFLARGAYVVYATVAVKDPDAAQLTELVQKVYDAQTPLLDALPPLDREGILRQPWDPAGLLRQSLNPNGFGMPDFTSEFASGPRGFLHRIGDQDHWRRVLSDSKVDAFALSGSAYEGATMMFRAADPQTAHTLWSTILEPAFPGAVDAPPKVPGARCGEGQSDTLTDKHRYRCAITYRRFVATVDSDQLADAYQRAAAQYALLANSTW
- a CDS encoding DUF7373 family lipoprotein, whose product is MRTLARAGVSALVAVALAATAGCGSDAGPAPAQPAEPAVDLAKLDTGNLPTQPKQYGKAVNLDQARLLEAERLADYLPLPAEIEPEVKYAANPWNSAVRPFIDFGSAAMKPRMSADAAAMNAAATGFVSGYLIAGMSDSEPNLAYELENVVLMFTDENAARAAAPALGQADLSAAPEHRRVTIDRYPDAFAYVTDDADHYSAGYLQSWYATGRYVVYTRVVDNVMDALQTRDLPKLVTHVQHSIEAIAPAVAKFPATPQDRLTDLPVDPDQMISRALPTIVDDPSEAGIPGAYDRHGGLQLVQGEDEVKLFEDAGVDRIAWKGDYLFRARDAAGAALIVANHSRLSRTYVPVESPTNLPNAVCRKYTGPRAGAIPYYCFVRHDRYAAEASASQLLDAQQRISAQYAILVNAR
- a CDS encoding serine/threonine-protein kinase; amino-acid sequence: MALSPGTIVGGYRVERVLGSGGMGTVYLAKHPQLPRMDALKVLSVDLTTNEEFRGRFEREANVVAGMDHPNIVAVHNRGEENGQLWIAMQYVEGTDASAELKRDPAAMSPLRALSIVTQIGRGLDYAHRRGLLHRDVKPANFLLSTVAGEDERALLADFGVAKSAEDTVELTQTGSFVATIAYAPPEQLSGQPLDHRADIYSLGCAFFKLLTGRNPYPATQPALVMMGHLHEPPPRATDVNPHLPAALDQVFAKVMAKQPADRFNSCREFTEAATAALVPGYNPVSTTTSPTYPIQVAPPGMLPRYGETHSGPAASASEPTEVSARPAKRTRVYLAIGAAVVAVALAVGIGIVASGGKHTDSAATTSANLPTSAGAADANLSPVDKARKDNPAFQGKTVTMVDVTGAQFNTKYSIYLAGSQQAAFLESLGFVYNSQYQPAGGETSPRPADGWGSLTVPDNSYIVAVRSDEKAGGGGLLGLPSEITSSRAIVIPLDDAAAVAAVRNWTPDSTQTLVNKLVPVLHTRVR
- a CDS encoding FHA domain-containing protein — encoded protein: MDRQVEVIAGDHVLTRTAGAVILVAHRERGKPGPDSRAVIAARALGELVAEATELDPAGPGRLVARQATRWLMREAERISPGEPIEFGILGAADTGGLAIFLHGSVTAVLAGAVTEYYRGSDAAFTVDRVAEPPARAAALFIDDNRRRPPELPERGIGSLIEGIALASGAVVWFEGAPVLSRQALRAVPRRRAEIPPPTAAFDSDREAGSNREVGFNREVGSEHEVGSERQAGRSSGRHRDLDPIALDPNLIPTRTSNRLPAGAVPAIGSTDPVTEGIDAPSPDLHHALTEAAGPSETSGTNPAPKPDPDLQRRLEQTAKANALTVKVLGFKCARAHPSDPRSAFCTVCGMPVDQTQQVAEVIRPPLGMLILDDGMTYMVVADAVVGRDPEHSEAARTGLAPLRIDDNSGGMSRAHAELRLVNWDITLVDRGSTNGTRVRPPGYRDWVRLAPNQPFTLLVGTEIMLGNRVLRLEPVAPPPFG
- a CDS encoding metallopeptidase, producing MRRLFVVAGVLVVAVALVSGCTRTVHGHAVSIYDDPFEVAGLPTTSGPNGPRPGVPDATLTAQNSDNGPIDHLVLNALDDIQTYWQTEFPAEFGGAFAPIDKFTSWSAKTPRSQAGQFCGESSYRLVNAAYCRLDGSIGWDRGVLLPAVADEFGKMSVVMVLAHEYGHAIQEMAKIVGRKTPTIVKEQQADCFAGAFIRNVAEGKAKHFTINTSDGLNQVLAATVAFRDADPDDPQSVHGSAFERVTAVQIGFTDGPKGCKGIDQNEIDRRRGNLPQSLNGDSQHGQTDVTQATLQEMAKAMAAIMPIPDEPKYGYETAKLNCRNGADTAPVTYCPATNLIGTDVPALHDRGVSNADDQDALPANVTGDFTAYIVFISRYTLAVQHAAGQALKGAKTGLRAACLSGVISAKLADPSRSKAQGDITLSAGDLDEAVSGLLTDGLAASDTDGNTVPSGFSRVDAFRAGVLGDQTTCTSRYS
- a CDS encoding ATP-binding cassette domain-containing protein; this translates as MSSPGAQQITVRHEGTERVFDATQQITMGRAPEVTLFVDSPLVSRVHATLSYEAGSWMLTDNGSTNGVFVDARRLTTPLVINRPTQVRLGDAISGPLLHLAPQTARGGAPHGGSGAQQGGPGAGSHGSMMPPPNRPPSRPQPQVGQQPQVGQQRGPQGQQHYPQRPPTPQRPNPQQQAWQQQSPNAQQGPNAQQGPNAAHAGPRAAQRPNVNRPQSGPLHQQPNPVPHRPNPQSGTPPTPNVPRPPVNTPPPGGDAINMTTKADTSALPPIRARASTAAIARADRIPQSGLDIGRTSDNQIVVNDPMASRKHARLVPDRQGLAIEDLGSANGTFVNGRREQRALLRERDIVTIGNVDFVVQEGTLVHRQRPVAEQGLHVHGVSFTVEGNKQLLVDVNMQAGRGSLTALIGPSGAGKSTLSKLIAGTTHPSAGVVTFEGRDLHAEYEALRSRIGMVPQDDVLHRQLTVKQALNFAAQLRLPPDTSKADRKQVISDVLEELSLTQHADTRVDRLSGGQRKRASVAMELLTGPSLLILDEPTSGLDPALDRQVMTMLRELADAGRTVIVVTHSVACLDMCDQVLLLAPGGKTAFCGHPGSVGPVMGTSDWAEIFGRVAADPDRAFANFRSRQAFAEPPAQVQPVERAKAPKSSPLKQFSTLARRQLRLIFADRGYLAFLGILPFVLGGLSLVVQGKSGFESVGFVQTPDGSFVRANNGEAQQLLVVLILGACFMGATLTVRDLVGERAIYHRERAVGLRSGAYLMSKIVVFSLAALLQSAVMVGIVLAVKKPPSKGSVIPIGTVELYLDVALTAVTCVVLGLALSALARSNEQVMPLLVVIIMAQLVMAGGMIPVTGRVVLDQISWLFPSRWGYSAGASTVNLPELSASDAAQKDHFWKHTVAAWSLDVSVLAAIAVLLALFTWSRLRLRKSAA